A segment of the Candidatus Sumerlaea chitinivorans genome:
CCGCAGAGCAAAAGGAAAAGCTCCAGAAAGTCCAAGATGATTTCCGCCAGAAGCATCAGGCGATCATGGAAGAAGTGAAGCCCAAGATCGAATCGCTGCGCACCGAGACCCGCAAAAAGATCGAAGAGATTCTGACCCCTGAGCAGCGAGAGCAGCTCGAGAAACGTCTCAAGGAGATGCCTGCGGGCGGAAAAGGACGCGGTCCAGAGCAGCCCGGACCCGCTGGTCGGCCGAGGCCGCACGGGCCGGCTGGCCAGCCCCAAGGTCAAGGGCCTGGAGCCATGGGACCATGGCCGCCTGCCCCAATGATGGCGCAAGCTCCTCAGCAGCCCTTTGCGCCGTGGGCGCCGCAAGGGTTTGCACCGCCGCCGGCGCCACCATTTGCCGCACAATGGCAGGGACCTGCACCAAATCCTCCGCAGGAGCCAATGATGGCCCCGCCGGCAGCTCCCGCCCCCGAACCGTTTGGTGGGGTGCCTCCCGCGCCGCAACCTGATCCGCTCCTTGAGCTCTTGGGATAGAACGGTTCTTGTTCTCCGCCGGGGACGCCCCTTCCGCCGGCGGGGAATCTCTGACCAGACCTCTGCATCGTGGGTGGACGCCCGTCAGCCCCTCCCTGACGGGCGTCAACTTTTTCAGGCGCTTCTCCCTCTAACTCGGTGATGGTCGTCGCCGCAAAGCGAAAACCGCACTCTATTAAGGAGAAGAAGCCCCGTGGCGCGTCAGTCAGTGTCAAAAATAGCAGTTTTTCGCCCCCCCCATCCGCCGAAAGTCCCGGACTACGTTGGTGGCCAGAGGAAGTCGAGCTGCTGGCAGTGGATCCCCATAACGTTGGTACTGGTTTTGGGGGCGCAAATGGCCATGGCTCTGCCCGAGGTCAAACCCCTTCTTGGCGAGCCTGCGCCGCCCTTGCAGGGGCTGCTTTGGATCAAAGGCACGCCGGTGGACCTTGCCGCAAACCGCGGGACAACCGTCACGGTGGTGGAATTCTGGGCCACATGGTGCGGTCCATGCGTAGAGAGTATCCCACACCTGACGGAGCTCCAAAAGCGCTTCGGCCCGCGCGGGCTCGCCATCGTAGGAATCTCGGACGAGGGGCCCTCCACCGTCCGTGAGTTTGTAGAGAAGATGGGGCAGAAAATGGACTATTCGGTGGCCGTTGATCCCACGGGAGACACCAAATCCGCATATATGGATACCTACGGACAACGCGGAATTCCCTGCGCGTTTGTTGTGGACCGTCAAGGCCGCATCGTATGGATTGGTCATCCCCAAAGTGAGCTGGAAAAAACGCTGGAGGAAATCCTCTCCGGGCGCTACGATCTTGCAGTTGCCAACGAGCAATACGTCCACGAACGGCTATCGATGTATTTTAGAAATCAGTTGTCGCGGCGCGACCTGGATTCACAGAGCATGGTTGAACTCGAACGCGAAACAGAAGAATTCCTCGCCCGTATTTGTGAAACGACTCCTACGAAAAAGCGCGATGGCCGTCTTTGGCTCTTTGCCTACGCGATCAACGAGTCTCGCGTAAAAAATCCGAAAATCCGCGCCCTTGCTGTGCGAGCAATGGACCAAAGAGAAAGTCACGACTACCGCAACGTTATGATTACCCACGTTTACGTCAAGGCACTCCAGCGGGCTGGGCAAACCACCCAAGCCTTGGAAGTTGCGGCAAGGGGGTATCGCGAAAATCCGGGCCACTCCGGTTTTGGGTTGTTGTACGCAGATATGCTCGAGGTAACGGGTCAACTTGCAGCCGCGAACGACGTTCGCGCAAAGTTGCCCCCACCGGAAGAAGAAACGGATGCTCCGCCACGTAAGCCAAGCGAAACGGCCACCACTTCTACCCTGAGCTCGGAGCGAGGCACCTCAACGCCGCGTTGAGTTCACATCCTTATGGAGTAGGCTGAGGGGCCTAAGGTGATTCCTGTTGCTTTCGGAGGTGGTGGGGGACTAATGTCTCGCGGACTGGAGCGCTCAAGAGCGCTGGTTCCGAACGCGAGAAGTGCCGGCGCGGGTTTGGGCGAACGGTGGCTGCAAGTTGCGGCTGCATCTCCTGTCCATGAACGCTGTCGGCCACCGAGGATCCAATTCGACCCTGAAACACGGAAAGCGAATACCCGAATTCATGAACAGCTTGGCGAGGAACACCATTTTTCGAATCTGGCCCCGCGTGATCCCAACGGTCTGTCTTCTTATGTTGGTCGCGATGGTGAATTTCCATGAGCTGGTGTGGGGATTACCGGCGATCGAGCCCAACTTAGGCGCGCCTGCACCGGAGCTCACGGACCTCCACTGGGTGAAGGGCCAACCGGTGAGCCTTGCAGCAAATCGTGGCACCACGGTCACTGTCGTCGAGTTCTGGGCCACGTGGTGTCCACCGTGTCGCACGAGCATTCCTCACCTGACGAACCTTCAACGGCGTTTTGGTCCGCAAGGGCTCGTCGTTGTGGGGATTTCTGACGAAGACACGTCAACTGTGGAGAGTTTCGTGGCCTCTATGGGCGAGCAGATGGACTATGCGGTTGCCACGTGTCTCTCCCCAACCACCAAACGCGCCTACATGGGGCGATATCGCGTCAGCACCATTCCCCATGCATTTGTGGTGGACCAACAGGGCCGCATCGTGTGGATAGGCAATCCCCTCAGTGGGCTGGAGAGAGCTCTCGAGCAATTGTTTGCAGGAACGTACGATCTCGAGGCCGCGAAGCGTGCCTATACAGCTGCTCGCACCATCGAAGTCTTCCGCGCGTTGCTGAATGCAGCGCAGCCTGACAGCGAGCAGATGCGCGCGGCCGAAAAGCTCGCGCATGAGATTCGAGACGCTCTTATGACCTCCGAGACTTCGTCTCAACGGTCTCTAATGCTGCTTGCTGGGTCGATTCTTACCACGCCGAAAGCCTCGCCGTCGCTGCGCGAGCTCGCAGCGCAGATCATTGACCAGCTTAAGGCGCAGAATCCTTCGGATCCCCAGATCCAGCAACTGGTACGTTTCGCCTCCGCACGCGACAGCCGGTCCACGGTAACCCGTCCCTCAGGGCCGCGCCCGCCGTCCCCAGTGTCTCGGATCTCGAAAGCTGTTTCCCCGGCTTCGCATCTGCGCAAAACCACGACACCGACGCTTGTTCACGGTTCGCACGGTGCTCGGCCGTCGCCTCCCCCTGTTGAACTGAAATAGGAGGAAGCTTCGGGTTCCGCTTTTTTCCTTGCCTTCTTGAGGGGGCGGCGCACAATCAGCTTCGGTTCGGTCCGAAAAACCTTTTTGGAGGAATGCTGGGATGAGGCGTTCATTGTGGTTTTGCGGCGTCGTAGCAATGGCGGCAGGGGTGGCGTTCGCTCAGGAAACTCTCGTGCCAAGGATGCCCGCAGCGACCTGTGGGGGCTATAACTTCTGGGCCTATGATGGTCGCGCGCGGGTGGAGCTCGACAAGTATTGCCGCGAGCGGATCCCGCTTTCCGAAACTCAGCGCCTCCTCTGCGATCTCGTCGAATCCCAAATCCTCAGCAAGAAGGTCGCGGAATGGACGGATCTTGCCGGAGCCTCTTGCGCCCCGCTCAACCAAGAAGATGTAGCGGTGACGTGGCTCGAGATTTGCCGTGAGAGCGGCGGCCCGCCGCATTTTGGTCATTTCGCAGGCAATGAACCCATGTATGCCTCGTCTCTCGCCCAGCTCTTCTATGCGGTCGCTGCCTATAAGAAGCTGGCAGACCAAGGAATCTCCCAAAGCAAAATCGAATCGGACATCGAAGCAATGTTGGCCGAAAACGATTACGAGGCAGCAAACCGAGTGGTGGATTTTGTCACCGGGACGGAATCCGGCGACGAGCTCACGGGTGGCGATTTCAAGGCATTCAAACGTCAGCGCAATGTCGTGAACCGCTATTTCCGAGATCTTGGGTTCGAGAACTTCAACGTGAACCAGAAGTTCTGGACGGATACACCTTCGCCGCGAGATCTCCAGTTGCTGGGCAAGCCGTTGTCCCAAAACTATGAGCATAGCAATCGTGTGACGGCCAACCAAGTGGCCGCGCTCGCCTATCTCATCGACCGCGAGGCGATCGTCTCGCCTCAGGCATGCCAAAAAATCAAATCCTACTGCTCGCGTCATGTGGATCAGGCAAAGATCGGTGCATTGGCCGGCATTGCAGCAGGGCTTCCCCGCGGAGCTAAGATGTGGGGTGTCAAAGGATTTACTCGCCAGAATTACAACGAGGTGGCAGTTGTGGATCTGCCAAACGGCAGCCGCTACGTGCTCGCAGTGCTGAGCCGCTATCAGCAACGCCCGAACAACTTTGCCACACAGGTGAGCCG
Coding sequences within it:
- a CDS encoding Proline-rich protein, which encodes MKTLLTTVAFVGLTSLVLAQPPSGGGPGSGPEGPAGRPGWRQAAEGRQGAGRWLANREMATTRIVEMMKRRLELTAEQEKKVAAILERSKAELGEKFRGLRDLGEKARDELRAVLTDEQKKKLDAMRENVGKAVQDMGQTYGPAIRERMQAGGEELRLRMALNSLDLSAEQKEKLQKVQDDFRQKHQAIMEEVKPKIESLRTETRKKIEEILTPEQREQLEKRLKEMPAGGKGRGPEQPGPAGRPRPHGPAGQPQGQGPGAMGPWPPAPMMAQAPQQPFAPWAPQGFAPPPAPPFAAQWQGPAPNPPQEPMMAPPAAPAPEPFGGVPPAPQPDPLLELLG
- a CDS encoding thioredoxin family protein — protein: MALPEVKPLLGEPAPPLQGLLWIKGTPVDLAANRGTTVTVVEFWATWCGPCVESIPHLTELQKRFGPRGLAIVGISDEGPSTVREFVEKMGQKMDYSVAVDPTGDTKSAYMDTYGQRGIPCAFVVDRQGRIVWIGHPQSELEKTLEEILSGRYDLAVANEQYVHERLSMYFRNQLSRRDLDSQSMVELERETEEFLARICETTPTKKRDGRLWLFAYAINESRVKNPKIRALAVRAMDQRESHDYRNVMITHVYVKALQRAGQTTQALEVAARGYRENPGHSGFGLLYADMLEVTGQLAAANDVRAKLPPPEEETDAPPRKPSETATTSTLSSERGTSTPR
- a CDS encoding thioredoxin family protein, translated to MNSLARNTIFRIWPRVIPTVCLLMLVAMVNFHELVWGLPAIEPNLGAPAPELTDLHWVKGQPVSLAANRGTTVTVVEFWATWCPPCRTSIPHLTNLQRRFGPQGLVVVGISDEDTSTVESFVASMGEQMDYAVATCLSPTTKRAYMGRYRVSTIPHAFVVDQQGRIVWIGNPLSGLERALEQLFAGTYDLEAAKRAYTAARTIEVFRALLNAAQPDSEQMRAAEKLAHEIRDALMTSETSSQRSLMLLAGSILTTPKASPSLRELAAQIIDQLKAQNPSDPQIQQLVRFASARDSRSTVTRPSGPRPPSPVSRISKAVSPASHLRKTTTPTLVHGSHGARPSPPPVELK